In Erythrobacter litoralis HTCC2594, a single genomic region encodes these proteins:
- a CDS encoding efflux RND transporter permease subunit encodes MNFRNISAWSIRNPTIPLVFFTAILFAGIMAFVRMDVVNNPDIEFPAVDVTIAQPGAAPTEIENQITQRVESAVRSINGVSTINSTAREGSSNTFIEFEIGVDPNDAVIEVKNAIDSIRGSLPDGILEPRVSKVEISGGFLGIYAVEANDMTIEQLSWFIDDSIAKRLLGIEGMAEVGRFGGVDREIEVVLDLPKMQAFGVTASQINSVLRQTNIDAAGGAAEVGGTRQSVRVLGNTETAYELSQRQIQLGNGRTIKLADVARVRDGYSERTSISKVRDKEVVNFYMSRAKGASDVTVFYEALDIIAEIEAENPGVKFIPLFNTVKYTEEQYTSSMAAMIEGAILAVIVVFFFLRDWRATIISAVAIPLSAIPTFWFMDLLGFNLNQLSLLALALVAGVLVDDAIVEIENIVRHMRMGKSAYQASIDAADEIGLPVVATSFCIVAVFLPVGLMPGISGQFFKNFGITVVIAVLMSLAVARMITPMLAAYFLKAKGHAAHGEGPWMDRYMNVLRWSLDRGKMYARREGVEPPKRRWAYALSFILVILLLLAVPAAAVFLSFNAIQGLGISSSIVASLSGGEPSDFADLVGRLVTLVFYAVALALGFVAGLALIKLLGFVARLFGERIAMSWRYLEARFYDHRAWMLSTGYFALLLTVLLFMNTPTQFQPTIDDDNSRVEIEMVPGTTLETTERVADSVAELLYEQPEVERALERVREGQATIYITLTDDRERTSIEFERELAPVLAQVPDARIRFQSQSGGFGSGRDLTVMLAGSNPDLLEETAATLVEQMKGIDTLVAPRISADINRPEIIITPRPDIAAELGVTTAALSQTIRIATLGEIEQNAAKFSLSDRQIPIRVKLPQSSRENLGTIENLPVPTLTGGTVPLSRVAEVSFGSGPTAIQRYNQNRRVLVGADLGQGVIKGEAQAEVDQLPILQDLPQGVVRDVVGEDQWQQELVNSLFIAVIAGFLLVFAVLVLLYKRLMSPLVNMTSLLLAPLGGIFLVWLVGQPQSMPVYIGILLLLGIVSKNSILLIDFAIEEMATGRRKLEAIVDAGHKRAQPIVMTTVAMTAGMVPIAFSGLLGSGDGAWRAPMGTMVIGGLIMSTVLTLLIVPAGFSLADGLERRMGPWMRQKFLTFKPGDDTRPIGDGPEAQPAE; translated from the coding sequence ATGAACTTCCGCAACATCTCCGCCTGGTCGATCCGCAACCCGACGATACCGCTGGTCTTCTTCACCGCGATCCTGTTCGCCGGGATCATGGCCTTCGTGCGTATGGATGTCGTCAACAATCCCGACATCGAATTCCCGGCCGTGGACGTTACCATCGCGCAACCCGGCGCCGCGCCGACCGAGATCGAGAACCAGATCACCCAGCGGGTCGAATCGGCCGTGCGGTCGATCAACGGCGTCAGCACGATCAACTCGACCGCGCGCGAAGGCAGCTCGAATACCTTCATCGAATTCGAGATCGGCGTCGATCCCAACGATGCCGTGATCGAAGTCAAGAACGCGATCGATTCCATACGCGGCAGCCTGCCTGACGGGATCCTCGAGCCGCGCGTCAGCAAGGTCGAGATTTCCGGCGGTTTTCTGGGTATTTACGCGGTCGAAGCCAACGACATGACGATCGAGCAGCTGAGCTGGTTTATCGACGATTCGATCGCCAAGCGTCTGCTTGGCATCGAAGGCATGGCGGAAGTCGGCCGTTTCGGCGGCGTCGACCGCGAAATCGAAGTCGTGCTCGACCTGCCCAAGATGCAGGCTTTCGGCGTCACCGCCAGCCAGATCAACTCGGTGCTGCGCCAGACCAATATCGATGCTGCCGGCGGGGCTGCCGAGGTCGGCGGTACGCGGCAGTCGGTTCGTGTTCTCGGCAATACCGAGACCGCTTACGAACTGTCGCAGCGCCAGATCCAGCTCGGCAACGGCCGCACGATCAAGCTCGCCGACGTCGCCCGCGTGCGCGACGGTTACAGCGAACGCACCTCGATCTCCAAGGTGCGCGACAAGGAAGTGGTGAATTTCTACATGTCGCGCGCCAAGGGCGCGTCTGACGTCACCGTTTTCTACGAGGCGCTCGACATCATCGCCGAGATCGAGGCCGAAAATCCCGGCGTGAAGTTCATTCCGCTGTTCAACACGGTCAAATACACCGAGGAGCAATATACCAGCTCGATGGCCGCCATGATCGAAGGCGCGATCCTCGCCGTGATCGTGGTGTTCTTCTTCCTGCGCGACTGGCGCGCGACGATCATTTCCGCCGTCGCCATCCCGCTTTCGGCCATCCCGACGTTCTGGTTCATGGACCTGCTGGGCTTCAATTTGAACCAGCTCTCGCTGCTGGCGCTGGCGCTGGTGGCCGGCGTGCTGGTCGACGACGCGATCGTGGAGATCGAGAACATCGTCAGACACATGCGCATGGGCAAATCCGCCTATCAGGCCAGTATCGATGCGGCCGACGAGATCGGCCTGCCGGTCGTCGCGACCAGTTTCTGTATCGTTGCGGTGTTCCTGCCGGTCGGGCTGATGCCGGGCATTTCCGGGCAGTTCTTCAAGAACTTCGGTATCACCGTCGTCATCGCGGTGCTGATGTCGCTGGCGGTGGCGCGGATGATCACGCCGATGCTGGCGGCCTATTTCCTCAAGGCCAAGGGTCACGCCGCGCATGGCGAAGGCCCGTGGATGGATCGCTACATGAATGTGCTGCGCTGGTCGCTCGACCGCGGCAAGATGTACGCACGCCGCGAGGGGGTGGAGCCGCCCAAGCGGCGCTGGGCCTACGCGCTGAGCTTCATCCTGGTAATCCTGTTGCTGCTGGCAGTGCCCGCTGCGGCCGTCTTTCTCAGTTTCAATGCTATCCAAGGCCTCGGTATCTCCAGCTCTATCGTCGCCTCGCTATCGGGCGGGGAACCGTCGGACTTCGCGGACCTGGTCGGCCGGCTTGTTACCCTCGTCTTCTACGCCGTGGCTCTTGCCCTTGGTTTCGTGGCCGGACTTGCGCTCATCAAGCTGCTCGGCTTCGTGGCCCGCCTGTTTGGAGAACGCATCGCGATGTCGTGGCGATATCTGGAGGCGCGCTTCTACGATCACCGCGCCTGGATGCTGAGCACCGGATACTTTGCACTGCTGCTCACGGTCCTGCTGTTCATGAACACGCCGACGCAGTTCCAGCCGACGATCGACGACGACAACAGCCGGGTCGAGATCGAGATGGTGCCGGGGACCACGCTGGAGACCACCGAACGCGTTGCCGATAGCGTGGCGGAACTGCTTTACGAACAGCCCGAAGTCGAACGCGCTCTCGAGCGGGTACGTGAAGGTCAGGCGACGATCTACATCACCCTGACCGACGACCGCGAGCGCACCTCCATCGAGTTCGAGCGCGAACTCGCTCCGGTGCTGGCGCAGGTTCCGGACGCGCGGATTCGGTTCCAGTCGCAATCGGGCGGTTTCGGCAGCGGGCGCGACCTGACGGTCATGCTCGCCGGATCGAATCCGGACCTGCTGGAAGAAACCGCGGCAACGCTGGTCGAGCAGATGAAGGGTATCGATACGCTCGTCGCGCCGCGCATCAGCGCCGATATCAACCGTCCCGAGATCATCATCACGCCGCGCCCCGATATCGCCGCCGAACTGGGTGTCACCACCGCCGCGCTGAGCCAGACGATCCGCATCGCGACGCTCGGCGAAATCGAGCAGAATGCCGCCAAGTTCTCGCTCAGCGACCGCCAGATCCCGATCCGGGTGAAATTGCCCCAGAGCTCGCGCGAAAACCTCGGCACAATCGAGAACTTGCCGGTGCCGACGCTCACCGGGGGGACCGTGCCGCTCTCGCGCGTAGCCGAGGTCAGCTTCGGCTCCGGCCCGACGGCAATCCAGCGCTACAACCAGAACCGCCGCGTGCTGGTCGGCGCGGATCTGGGCCAGGGCGTCATCAAGGGCGAAGCACAGGCCGAGGTCGATCAGCTACCGATCCTGCAGGACCTGCCACAGGGCGTCGTCCGCGATGTGGTCGGCGAAGACCAATGGCAGCAGGAGCTGGTCAACAGCCTCTTCATTGCCGTCATCGCCGGTTTCCTGCTGGTCTTCGCGGTGCTGGTGCTGCTCTACAAGCGGCTTATGAGCCCGCTGGTCAACATGACCTCGCTGCTCCTCGCACCGCTGGGCGGCATCTTCCTCGTCTGGCTGGTCGGCCAGCCGCAATCGATGCCGGTCTATATCGGCATCCTGCTCCTGCTCGGCATCGTGTCGAAGAACTCGATCCTGCTGATCGACTTTGCGATCGAGGAAATGGCCACCGGTCGCCGCAAGCTCGAAGCGATCGTCGATGCCGGCCACAAGCGTGCACAGCCGATCGTCATGACCACCGTGGCCATGACCGCGGGTATGGTCCCGATCGCTTTTTCCGGCCTGCTCGGCTCCGGCGACGGAGCCTGGCGCGCGCCGATGGGCACGATGGTCATCGGCGGCCTCATCATGTCGACCGTCCTCACGCTGCTTATCGTTCCTGCCGGCTTCAGCTTGGCGGACGGGCTCGAGCGCCGTATGGGTCCGTGGATGCGCCAGAAGTTCCTCACCTTCAAACCCGGTGACGACACCCGTCCGATTGGTGACGGGCCAGAGGCGCAACCGGCCGAGTGA
- a CDS encoding DUF445 domain-containing protein, protein MRITATLMLVAMAGIFIVTHRLLDLHPAWGYVNAFAEAAMVGGLADWFAVTALFRHPLGLPIPHTAIIPENKDRIADTMAQFLRTNFLTPQVVARRMQGMNVAQAAGDFLVAPGTDTRSRITGGAAELMAEVLESLDPDRLGIQVRTGLASQATKIDVAPLLGRMLEGAITDKRHMPLMDGFIRWTGLTLEDNEEMVRDIIHQRANAVLRWTGLDERISGSVLDGLYRLLAEVLVDPEHPLRGKIEEGLEKLASDLQTDPKTRERVEEIKRDLLENPAVAEWWMGVWERIRLSLIRRARDPNSALGGEMRKGLAELGKALQHDPRLQRQINLFARRTAVGIATRYGEQIVQLVSETVRRWDATTVTDRIEGAVGRDLQFIRINGTLVGGLVGLTIHAVISLT, encoded by the coding sequence ATGCGCATCACCGCCACGCTGATGCTGGTGGCGATGGCGGGGATCTTCATCGTTACCCACCGGTTGCTCGATCTCCATCCGGCCTGGGGCTATGTGAATGCCTTCGCCGAAGCGGCGATGGTCGGCGGACTTGCCGACTGGTTCGCCGTCACGGCCCTGTTCCGTCACCCGCTCGGCCTGCCGATCCCGCACACGGCGATCATCCCGGAGAACAAGGATCGGATCGCCGATACGATGGCGCAGTTCCTGCGCACCAATTTCCTGACGCCCCAGGTCGTCGCGCGGCGGATGCAGGGCATGAACGTGGCGCAGGCGGCGGGCGATTTCCTCGTTGCGCCGGGCACCGACACGCGTTCGCGCATTACCGGCGGCGCGGCGGAGCTGATGGCCGAAGTGCTCGAGTCGCTCGATCCCGACCGGCTGGGCATCCAGGTCCGCACCGGCCTCGCCTCGCAAGCTACCAAGATCGATGTCGCTCCGCTGCTCGGGCGGATGCTGGAGGGCGCGATCACCGACAAGCGCCATATGCCCTTGATGGACGGCTTCATCCGCTGGACCGGCCTCACGCTGGAGGACAACGAGGAAATGGTCCGCGATATTATCCACCAGCGCGCCAACGCCGTGCTGCGGTGGACCGGTCTCGACGAGCGGATTTCCGGCTCGGTGCTGGACGGGCTTTACCGCCTGCTGGCGGAAGTGCTGGTCGATCCCGAGCATCCTCTTCGTGGCAAGATCGAGGAGGGGCTGGAGAAGCTCGCGAGCGATCTGCAGACCGATCCGAAAACGCGCGAGCGTGTCGAGGAAATCAAGCGCGACCTGCTGGAAAATCCCGCCGTCGCCGAATGGTGGATGGGCGTGTGGGAGCGTATCCGCCTGTCGCTGATCCGCCGCGCCCGCGACCCCAATAGCGCGCTCGGCGGAGAGATGCGCAAGGGCCTCGCCGAACTCGGCAAGGCATTACAGCACGATCCGCGTTTGCAGCGCCAGATCAATCTTTTCGCTCGCCGCACTGCCGTGGGTATTGCCACCCGCTATGGCGAGCAGATCGTCCAGCTGGTCTCGGAAACGGTCAGACGCTGGGACGCCACTACGGTCACTGACCGCATCGAAGGCGCGGTCGGCCGCGATCTCCAATTTATCCGCATCAACGGAACGCTGGTGGGCGGGCTGGTGGGGCTCACGATCCACGCGGTGATCAGCCTGACGTGA
- a CDS encoding electron transfer flavoprotein subunit alpha/FixB family protein, producing the protein MKTLVWVEHDNNEMKDATLSAVTAASQLGEVHLLVAGSGCAGVADAAAKIAGVGKVHLADDPAYEHALAENVAPLIVDQMGHHDAFVAPATTTGKNIAPRVAALLDVMQISDILSVEGDKTFTRPIYAGNAIATVQSSDEKLVITVRGTAFDKAEAEGGSGTVEAVSGPTGEGLSQFVSQEIAESERPELTSAKVIVSGGRALKDAETFEQYITPLADKLGAGIGASRAAVDAGYVPNDYQVGQTGKIVAPEVYIAIGISGAIQHLAGMKDSKTIIAINKDEDAPIFQVADIGLVGDLYKVVPELMEKL; encoded by the coding sequence ATGAAGACATTGGTTTGGGTCGAGCACGACAACAACGAAATGAAGGACGCGACGCTGTCCGCCGTCACCGCCGCATCGCAGCTGGGCGAAGTCCACCTGCTGGTCGCTGGCTCGGGCTGCGCGGGCGTGGCCGATGCCGCCGCCAAGATTGCGGGCGTGGGCAAGGTTCACCTGGCCGACGACCCGGCATACGAGCACGCGCTCGCTGAGAACGTCGCGCCGCTGATCGTCGATCAGATGGGCCATCACGATGCCTTCGTCGCGCCTGCCACCACGACCGGCAAGAACATCGCGCCGCGCGTCGCTGCGCTGCTCGACGTCATGCAGATTTCGGACATTCTCTCGGTCGAAGGCGACAAGACCTTCACCCGCCCGATCTATGCCGGCAACGCCATCGCGACCGTGCAATCGAGCGACGAGAAGCTCGTCATCACGGTGCGCGGCACTGCTTTCGACAAAGCCGAAGCCGAAGGCGGCTCGGGCACGGTCGAGGCTGTAAGCGGCCCGACCGGCGAAGGCCTCTCGCAATTCGTCAGCCAGGAAATCGCCGAGAGCGAGCGCCCCGAGCTGACCAGCGCCAAGGTCATCGTCTCGGGCGGCCGCGCGCTCAAGGACGCCGAGACCTTCGAGCAATATATCACGCCGCTCGCCGACAAGCTCGGCGCAGGCATCGGCGCCTCGCGCGCCGCGGTCGATGCTGGCTACGTGCCCAACGACTACCAGGTCGGCCAGACCGGCAAGATCGTCGCCCCGGAAGTCTATATCGCGATCGGTATTTCGGGCGCGATCCAGCACCTGGCCGGCATGAAGGACTCCAAAACCATCATCGCCATCAACAAGGACGAGGACGCCCCGATCTTCCAGGTGGCCGACATCGGCCTGGTCGGCGATCTCTACAAGGTCGTGCCGGAGCTGATGGAAAAGCTCTGA
- a CDS encoding electron transfer flavoprotein subunit beta/FixA family protein has product MKILVPVKRVIDYNVKPRVKADGSGVDLANVKMSMNPFDEIAVEEAIRIKEAGKAEEIVAVSIGPAKAQETLRTALAMGADRAILVETDDEVEPLAVAKILKAIAEEEQPGIVMLGKQSISDDSNQTGQMLAALTGRPQGTFANTVEVDGDSVTVKREVDGGLETVKLTLPAIITTDLRLNEPRYASLPNIMKAKKKPLDTKSPADYGVDIAPRLTTTNVAEPPVRQAGEKVEDVDALVAKIKALGIA; this is encoded by the coding sequence ATGAAAATCCTCGTCCCCGTCAAACGGGTGATCGACTATAACGTGAAGCCGCGCGTCAAGGCGGATGGTTCCGGCGTCGACCTGGCCAACGTCAAGATGAGCATGAACCCGTTCGACGAGATCGCTGTCGAAGAAGCGATCCGGATCAAGGAAGCGGGCAAGGCGGAAGAAATCGTCGCTGTCTCCATCGGTCCGGCCAAGGCGCAGGAAACCCTGCGCACCGCCCTCGCCATGGGCGCCGACCGCGCGATCCTGGTCGAGACCGATGATGAAGTCGAACCGCTCGCCGTCGCCAAGATCCTCAAGGCGATCGCCGAAGAGGAACAGCCCGGCATCGTGATGCTCGGCAAGCAGTCGATTTCGGACGACAGCAACCAGACCGGCCAGATGCTCGCCGCCCTCACGGGCCGCCCGCAAGGCACATTCGCCAACACCGTCGAGGTCGACGGCGACAGCGTGACCGTCAAGCGCGAAGTCGACGGCGGTCTCGAAACCGTCAAGCTGACGCTCCCGGCGATCATCACCACCGACCTGCGCCTGAACGAGCCGCGCTATGCTTCGCTGCCCAACATCATGAAGGCCAAGAAGAAGCCGCTCGATACCAAGTCGCCCGCCGATTACGGCGTCGACATCGCGCCGCGCCTGACCACCACCAACGTTGCCGAGCCGCCCGTGCGGCAGGCCGGCGAGAAGGTCGAAGACGTCGATGCGCTCGTCGCCAAGATCAAGGCGCTGGGCATCGCATAA
- a CDS encoding DUF6265 family protein produces MRGLVSRLTIGLVALATPLAAQETRVGEEGFISPPATLEQMDWLIGQWVGDGIGGAPAMESWLPPTGGTMVGTFVQQSADGPIHFTEHLYLMEEEGTLVLRLKHFHADLKGWEEKDDMLTFRLVAIEPCAAFFHALTLRCADSEKPGEGLVAAVRMSSGNELLFNFDAM; encoded by the coding sequence ATGCGGGGTTTGGTGTCGAGATTGACCATCGGCCTGGTGGCGCTGGCCACGCCACTGGCGGCGCAGGAAACGCGTGTGGGCGAGGAGGGGTTCATCTCGCCGCCAGCCACGCTCGAGCAGATGGACTGGCTCATCGGGCAGTGGGTCGGCGACGGGATCGGCGGCGCCCCGGCCATGGAGAGCTGGCTGCCGCCGACAGGTGGAACGATGGTCGGCACATTCGTCCAACAGAGCGCGGACGGTCCGATCCATTTCACCGAACATCTCTACCTGATGGAAGAAGAGGGCACGCTGGTGCTGCGCCTCAAGCATTTCCATGCCGACCTCAAAGGCTGGGAGGAGAAGGACGATATGTTGACCTTCCGGCTCGTCGCGATCGAACCGTGCGCGGCCTTTTTCCATGCCCTGACGCTGCGCTGCGCGGACTCTGAGAAACCCGGTGAAGGCCTCGTTGCAGCAGTGCGCATGAGCTCGGGAAATGAGCTGCTCTTCAATTTCGACGCTATGTAG
- the sucC gene encoding ADP-forming succinate--CoA ligase subunit beta: MNLHEYQAKELLAKYGIGIPAGHAALTVEEAVAGAKQLPGPLYVVKAQIHAGGRGKGKFKELGPDAKGGVRLAKSIEDVEASAREMLGNTLVTVQTGEEGKQVNRLYVTDGVDIASEYYLSMVVDRASGRVGMIVSTEGGMDIEEVAHSTPEKITTITIDPAQGFMPHHGRAVAFALKLSGDLNKQAQKLAKQLYTAFMDLDCEMLEINPLVETEDGQLLVLDTKMSIDGNALYRHKDVEEMRDETEEDPAEVEASEYDLAYIKLDGNIGCMVNGAGLAMATMDIIKLNGAFPANFLDVGGGATTEKVTAAFKIILKDPAVEGILVNIFGGIMRCDTIAEGIVVAAKEVELDVPLVVRLEGTNVEKGKDILANSGLPIVPADDLGDAARKIVAEVKQAA; this comes from the coding sequence ATGAACCTCCACGAATACCAGGCCAAGGAACTGCTTGCGAAATACGGCATCGGCATCCCCGCCGGCCACGCCGCATTGACCGTCGAAGAGGCGGTCGCGGGTGCCAAGCAGCTCCCCGGGCCGCTCTATGTCGTGAAGGCGCAGATCCATGCCGGCGGCCGCGGCAAGGGCAAATTCAAGGAACTCGGCCCCGATGCGAAGGGCGGCGTGCGCTTGGCCAAGAGCATCGAGGACGTCGAAGCCAGCGCGCGGGAGATGCTGGGCAACACGCTGGTGACCGTGCAGACGGGTGAAGAGGGCAAGCAGGTCAACCGCCTCTACGTCACCGACGGTGTCGACATCGCCAGCGAATACTACCTCTCGATGGTCGTCGATCGGGCTTCGGGTCGCGTCGGCATGATAGTGTCCACCGAAGGCGGGATGGATATCGAGGAAGTCGCCCATTCGACGCCGGAGAAGATCACCACCATCACCATCGACCCGGCGCAGGGCTTCATGCCGCACCACGGCCGCGCGGTGGCTTTCGCACTCAAGCTGTCGGGTGATCTCAACAAGCAGGCGCAGAAGCTCGCCAAGCAGCTCTACACCGCCTTCATGGACCTCGATTGCGAAATGCTCGAGATCAACCCGCTCGTGGAGACCGAAGACGGCCAGCTTCTCGTGCTCGACACCAAGATGAGCATCGACGGCAACGCGCTCTATCGCCACAAGGACGTGGAAGAGATGCGCGACGAGACCGAGGAAGACCCGGCCGAAGTCGAAGCCAGCGAATACGATCTCGCCTACATCAAGCTCGACGGCAATATCGGCTGCATGGTCAACGGCGCAGGCCTCGCCATGGCGACGATGGACATCATCAAATTGAACGGCGCGTTCCCTGCCAACTTCCTCGACGTCGGCGGCGGGGCGACGACCGAGAAGGTCACTGCGGCCTTCAAGATCATCCTCAAGGACCCGGCGGTCGAAGGCATCCTCGTCAACATCTTCGGCGGCATCATGCGTTGCGACACGATCGCCGAGGGCATTGTAGTAGCGGCCAAGGAAGTCGAATTGGACGTGCCGTTGGTGGTCCGCCTCGAGGGCACCAATGTCGAGAAGGGCAAGGACATCCTCGCCAATTCGGGCCTGCCGATCGTTCCGGCGGACGATCTGGGCGACGCAGCGCGCAAGATCGTCGCCGAAGTGAAGCAGGCGGCGTAG
- a CDS encoding 3'(2'),5'-bisphosphate nucleotidase CysQ: MIDHARLQAIVREAGAIAQSHWPGAGHDLDAWEKQPGDPVCEADLAVDSFLKRELGALLPAAGWLSEETADAPGRLDNRLIWLVDPIDGTRDFIRGRKGWAVSVALISEGRPLIGMLNAPAREEEWIAVAGQGAQRNGRRLRASQRSTFVGARIPADSLMKEDRIFEMVDKPNGIALRVAMIAADEADLVATLRWGYEWDIGAATLIAREAGAAISDAWGNPLGYNKRDPRAFGLLVSAPGIHAEAVTHLKRRAEHYTRKFADKLK, from the coding sequence ATGATCGATCACGCGCGCCTACAGGCGATCGTCCGCGAAGCGGGCGCAATCGCCCAATCGCATTGGCCCGGCGCGGGCCATGATCTCGACGCGTGGGAGAAGCAGCCCGGCGATCCGGTGTGCGAGGCCGACCTTGCGGTGGACTCATTCCTGAAACGCGAACTCGGCGCTCTCCTGCCGGCGGCGGGCTGGCTGTCGGAAGAGACGGCCGATGCGCCCGGAAGGCTCGACAACCGGCTGATCTGGCTGGTCGATCCGATCGACGGTACGCGCGATTTTATCCGCGGGCGCAAGGGCTGGGCGGTCTCGGTCGCACTCATCAGCGAAGGACGGCCGCTGATCGGGATGCTGAACGCTCCTGCTCGCGAGGAGGAATGGATAGCCGTTGCCGGACAGGGCGCGCAACGCAACGGCCGGCGCCTGCGCGCCTCGCAGCGGAGCACATTCGTCGGCGCGCGGATCCCTGCCGATTCGCTGATGAAGGAAGACCGCATTTTCGAAATGGTCGACAAACCCAACGGCATCGCCCTGCGCGTGGCGATGATTGCCGCCGACGAGGCCGACCTGGTGGCGACCCTGCGCTGGGGCTACGAATGGGATATAGGTGCCGCGACGCTGATCGCGCGGGAAGCGGGCGCGGCAATCAGCGATGCATGGGGCAACCCGCTCGGCTACAACAAACGCGATCCGAGAGCCTTCGGCCTGTTGGTCAGCGCGCCCGGCATTCACGCCGAGGCTGTGACGCACCTGAAGCGGCGCGCCGAGCATTATACGAGGAAATTCGCCGACAAGCTGAAATAG